The following coding sequences are from one Microbacterium sp. SSM24 window:
- a CDS encoding pilus assembly protein TadG-related protein, producing the protein MIRRARRAVDDEGSVLILTLGYAVLALAAVFVCVDATSLYLAQKRLDSVADAAALAAADGFEFDVDAGEAVIVLTDAGVRAQAEAIVADVGGDAALVSAATPDGVSARVTVAGSWHPPVFAFFVPDGVALEATATSRTALR; encoded by the coding sequence ATGATCCGTCGAGCGCGGCGCGCCGTCGACGATGAGGGCAGCGTCCTCATCCTGACGCTCGGCTACGCCGTGCTCGCGCTCGCCGCCGTGTTCGTGTGCGTGGATGCGACCAGCCTGTACCTTGCGCAGAAACGTCTGGATTCCGTGGCGGATGCTGCGGCGCTCGCCGCCGCGGACGGCTTCGAGTTCGATGTCGACGCCGGTGAGGCGGTGATCGTGCTCACCGACGCGGGGGTGCGGGCGCAGGCCGAGGCGATCGTGGCCGACGTCGGGGGAGACGCCGCGCTCGTGTCCGCGGCGACGCCGGACGGCGTATCCGCGCGCGTGACGGTGGCGGGGTCGTGGCATCCGCCCGTCTTCGCATTCTTCGTGCCCGACGGCGTCGCACTCGAGGCCACGGCCACGAGCCGCACCGCCCTGAGATAG
- a CDS encoding PLDc N-terminal domain-containing protein — MMAGDKKELPAAGKAVFGLIGLVQVAFAFLAFWDLAHRDPDEVRGPKPVWIPAILVNWVGPASYFLFGIRR; from the coding sequence ATGATGGCAGGCGACAAGAAGGAACTTCCCGCGGCGGGCAAGGCGGTGTTCGGACTGATCGGCCTCGTGCAGGTCGCGTTCGCCTTCCTCGCGTTCTGGGATCTCGCCCACCGCGACCCCGACGAGGTGCGCGGACCGAAGCCGGTGTGGATCCCGGCGATCCTCGTCAACTGGGTCGGACCGGCCAGCTACTTCCTCTTCGGCATCCGCCGCTGA
- a CDS encoding CpaF family protein, with protein sequence MSGSTAPVALVAERVRERLRAERADPARDPEFAAHIARTEVRRHNDFALARGLTPVDDEAACVREVLASVAGYGPLQPYLDDPTVEELWINAPDRIFVARGGVPERTPLTLSDSAVRDLVERMLQSTGRRVDLSQPFVDASLPDGSRLHVVIPDITRRHWAVNVRKFLPAFRDLERLVAVGSLTRGAAELLREAMAHGASVLVSGATHAGKTTLLGALIAACPPDHRIVTVEETFELAVESTDIVSLQGRQPSLEGTGEVTLRRLVKEALRMRPDRLVVGEVRDAEALDLVLALNTGVPGAGTIHANSAREALGKLAALPLLAGRNIDAAFVLPAVAASVDLVVHCERDASGARRVAEIVAPTGVENGVITARTLSGGTA encoded by the coding sequence GTGTCCGGTTCCACCGCCCCCGTCGCTCTCGTCGCAGAGCGCGTGCGGGAGCGCCTGCGGGCCGAACGTGCCGATCCGGCCCGCGATCCGGAGTTCGCCGCCCATATCGCCCGGACCGAGGTTCGTCGTCACAACGACTTCGCGCTCGCCCGCGGTCTCACGCCGGTCGACGACGAGGCGGCGTGCGTGCGCGAGGTGCTGGCGTCTGTCGCGGGCTACGGTCCGCTCCAGCCGTATCTCGACGATCCCACGGTCGAGGAGCTGTGGATCAACGCGCCCGATCGCATCTTCGTGGCGCGCGGCGGGGTACCCGAGCGCACGCCGCTCACCCTGTCGGACTCGGCCGTGCGCGACCTCGTCGAGCGGATGCTGCAGTCCACGGGGCGGCGCGTCGATCTGAGTCAGCCCTTCGTCGACGCATCGCTGCCGGACGGCTCGCGACTGCACGTCGTGATCCCCGACATCACACGGCGGCACTGGGCGGTCAACGTCCGGAAGTTCCTGCCGGCGTTCCGCGACCTCGAACGGCTCGTCGCGGTGGGTTCGCTCACGCGCGGTGCCGCCGAGCTCCTCCGCGAGGCGATGGCGCACGGCGCGTCGGTACTCGTGTCCGGTGCGACCCACGCCGGGAAGACCACGCTGCTCGGCGCGCTCATCGCGGCCTGCCCGCCCGACCACCGCATCGTCACGGTCGAGGAGACGTTCGAGCTCGCCGTCGAGTCGACGGATATCGTCTCTCTGCAAGGCCGCCAGCCCAGCCTCGAGGGCACCGGCGAGGTGACGCTGCGACGGCTCGTGAAAGAGGCTCTCCGCATGCGTCCCGACCGGCTCGTGGTGGGGGAGGTGCGCGATGCCGAGGCGCTCGATCTCGTCCTGGCGCTGAACACCGGGGTGCCCGGTGCCGGCACGATCCACGCGAACTCCGCGCGGGAGGCATTGGGCAAGCTCGCGGCGCTTCCGCTCCTCGCCGGGCGCAACATCGATGCGGCGTTCGTGCTGCCGGCGGTCGCGGCATCCGTCGACCTCGTCGTGCACTGCGAACGCGATGCCTCCGGGGCGCGCCGCGTCGCCGAGATCGTCGCCCCCACCGGCGTCGAGAACGGCGTGATCACCGCACGCACCCTGTCTGGGGGCACGGCGTGA
- a CDS encoding TadE family protein, translating to MHPWNRSTEISTGDPEAVCAGERGSAALEFIVVGLLMLVPILYLIAALASIQGQSLGAEAGARHIARAIVTADDVDHAEERAEAVLASIAEEYGLDRDEVAVSLTCRPASAGCPAAGATLTVTLRTAVTLPLVPPVLGLDRAARIPIEATAVQKVSRVWGLG from the coding sequence ATGCACCCGTGGAATCGTTCGACTGAGATCTCGACCGGGGATCCCGAAGCCGTGTGCGCAGGAGAGCGCGGCTCGGCGGCACTCGAGTTCATCGTGGTCGGCCTGCTGATGCTCGTGCCGATCCTGTACCTGATCGCCGCGCTCGCCTCGATCCAGGGCCAGTCGCTCGGCGCCGAGGCGGGCGCGCGGCACATCGCGCGGGCGATCGTCACGGCAGACGACGTCGACCACGCCGAGGAGCGGGCCGAGGCCGTGCTCGCCTCGATCGCGGAGGAGTACGGCCTCGACCGCGACGAGGTCGCCGTCTCGCTGACCTGCCGTCCGGCGAGCGCCGGGTGCCCGGCCGCAGGGGCGACGCTCACCGTGACGCTGCGCACGGCCGTCACGCTGCCGCTCGTCCCACCGGTCCTCGGCCTCGACCGCGCCGCGCGCATCCCGATCGAAGCGACGGCCGTGCAGAAGGTGTCCCGCGTGTGGGGACTCGGATGA
- a CDS encoding Ku protein, producing MRAIWKGALTFGLVNVPVKVYSATEDHDVSLHQVHAADGGRIRYQRICEIDGEVVPFQDIDKAYDDGDKTVVLTKEDLASLPSEKSREIDVVEFVPSEQVDLLTLDKAYYLEPDSASPKAYVLLRKTLEQTDRTAIVRFSLRQKTRLAALRVRGDVLVLQTLLWADEVREAAFPSLDETVRISAKELELSASLVESFASDFDPTEFADEYQEELRILIDAKLEKGDALDTSETFGDREEEESGGEVIDLMAALRASVERSRAAREGKGTDAAPADKPAAKKSAATSSGASAAKKPAAKKPAAKKPAAKKTAKAS from the coding sequence ATGAGAGCGATCTGGAAGGGTGCGCTGACCTTCGGACTGGTCAACGTGCCGGTCAAGGTGTATTCGGCGACCGAGGACCATGACGTGTCGCTGCACCAGGTGCACGCCGCGGACGGTGGGCGCATCCGGTATCAGCGCATCTGCGAGATCGACGGCGAGGTCGTGCCCTTCCAGGACATCGACAAGGCGTACGACGACGGTGACAAGACCGTCGTGCTGACGAAGGAGGACCTCGCGTCCCTGCCGTCGGAGAAGAGCCGCGAGATCGACGTCGTGGAGTTCGTGCCCAGCGAGCAGGTCGACCTGCTCACGCTCGACAAGGCCTACTACCTCGAACCGGACTCGGCCTCGCCGAAGGCCTACGTGCTGCTGCGCAAGACCCTCGAGCAGACCGATCGCACCGCGATCGTCCGGTTCTCGCTGCGCCAGAAGACGCGCCTCGCCGCCCTGCGCGTGCGCGGGGACGTGCTCGTGCTGCAGACGCTGCTGTGGGCCGACGAGGTGCGAGAAGCCGCGTTCCCGTCGCTGGATGAGACGGTGCGGATCTCGGCGAAGGAGCTCGAGCTGTCGGCATCCCTCGTCGAGAGCTTCGCGAGCGACTTCGACCCGACCGAGTTCGCCGACGAGTACCAGGAGGAGCTGCGCATCCTCATCGACGCGAAGCTCGAGAAGGGCGACGCCCTCGACACCTCCGAGACGTTCGGCGATCGCGAGGAGGAGGAGTCCGGCGGCGAGGTCATCGACCTCATGGCCGCGCTCCGGGCGAGTGTCGAGCGCTCGCGCGCCGCGCGCGAGGGCAAGGGGACGGATGCTGCGCCCGCCGACAAGCCGGCGGCGAAGAAATCCGCCGCGACGTCATCGGGCGCGAGCGCGGCAAAGAAGCCCGCTGCGAAGAAGCCGGCCGCGAAGAAGCCCGCGGCCAAGAAGACCGCGAAGGCCTCCTGA
- a CDS encoding S8 family serine peptidase: MPRPHSTGHRLRSVVAATSGLAIGIAGIGLTTLPAAAQSVDGPPAPRAAAGSSHTVTLITGDRVTVSDLPEGVHTVQVDTAVAGAGVRTYEFGDELRVIPDAAMPFLAAGVLDQDLFNVSRLIEYGYDDASVDATPIIVEQSSAQTFSAPVPGLDVQTELESIDAAAATLGHDDAASAWQSLTAQGASTFSATPSLAGGIEAIHLDGKVRATLDSSTDYIDAPEAWADGYTGEGVTVAVLDTGYDDTHPDLQGRVLASSKSFVPDEEVDVDANGHGTHVASTIAGTGAASGGTHRGVADGAQLLVGKVLGADGSGQDSWIIEAMEWAGQNAPIVSMSLGSMEASDGKDLMAESLNAIAEETGALFVVAAGNNGAPETIGAPGSAVEAFTVGSVDDPSGELSYFTSQGPLSRSGALKPDVTGPGMDVTAARSSDSGGEGAYVSMSGTSMATPHVAGAAAILLGANPDYTTDQLKAALASTATDVGYTAYQGGTGVIDVDAALEAPVVADGSGDFGMLTWGEEPTPVERAVAFTNRTDAEITVALEATLLDTTPGAGGAGPMSAGIAFDALTLDADSLTIAAGATASVTMTVDPSKVPAGTQLSGMLVGSVDGTAVTRTALGTIAEAERYDLTIAAKDFTGSPTSTYAVLWNPAAQFAEPVYVDGETTLRLMKGDYTVMSYMELNRTPDTIATVLTGEPTITLDQNRTVTLDASKAKQVTVDVKRRGLTSAFTRMDVKVDDFFSSVIAPVWNDEMWAVPMVVDDADFGFTARWRLQKPLLAVTAGKNPLDLIEQIGGTFTDLKLNSAAVVAGLGSAADFAKVNVKGKVAVVTRSAEVPASERTANAVAAGAKLLIVVNDADGEFNEWVGSADYEKPAPIPVAGISGVQGKKLLADLARTKVTITAVGTANSDVLYDIAEYADGKIPAVLAFKPKDLARIDTRFHGQKEELGEFRYDFVPGATYGNGIPFRTQRGMDREEWINTDGIRWNQWVGVSSVMWEMRDKLRTYKAGKRTSAEYFGGIVRPNLGVGFWVPYRQSDYAQINVPSWADGGNGDRTGTFETWGEPSTVKQLTDIYIDGKLIAQREHQGANVYELPDGENQLWRVVSTATHDGSHLAGSTKTVTDWTFRSSGKLGDWSPRLLPMMTAYYDVDVNAQNKVGEGRKKGSGITLGLEVGHVAGTVPAGAITTATLEARTAGGHWKKISLKNAKTDAPTGAVDGSGDIFVPSRAWVRGFSAQIPVSDKGGWVDLRVTAKDAAGNTFSQTIEKAFQATPAKGVRR; encoded by the coding sequence ATGCCCCGTCCCCACTCCACAGGTCACCGCCTGCGTTCGGTCGTCGCCGCCACAAGCGGTCTGGCGATCGGAATCGCCGGTATCGGCCTCACCACCCTGCCGGCGGCCGCACAGTCCGTCGACGGTCCCCCCGCCCCTCGCGCGGCTGCCGGCAGTTCTCACACCGTCACCCTGATCACCGGCGATCGCGTCACGGTCAGCGACCTCCCCGAGGGGGTGCACACCGTCCAGGTCGACACCGCCGTCGCCGGAGCCGGTGTGCGCACCTACGAGTTCGGTGACGAGCTGCGCGTGATCCCCGACGCGGCGATGCCGTTCCTTGCGGCCGGGGTCCTCGACCAGGACCTCTTCAACGTCTCGCGCCTCATCGAGTACGGCTACGACGACGCATCCGTCGACGCCACGCCGATCATCGTCGAGCAGTCCTCGGCGCAGACATTCTCCGCACCGGTGCCCGGCCTCGATGTGCAGACCGAGCTCGAGAGCATCGACGCGGCCGCCGCGACTCTCGGGCACGACGACGCCGCCTCGGCGTGGCAGTCGCTCACCGCGCAGGGCGCGAGCACCTTCTCGGCGACCCCGAGCCTCGCGGGCGGCATCGAAGCCATCCACCTCGACGGCAAGGTGCGCGCGACGCTCGATTCGAGCACCGACTACATCGACGCCCCCGAGGCCTGGGCCGACGGCTACACCGGTGAGGGCGTCACCGTCGCCGTCCTCGACACCGGCTATGACGACACCCACCCCGACCTGCAGGGCCGCGTGCTCGCAAGCTCCAAGAGCTTCGTGCCCGACGAAGAGGTCGACGTCGACGCGAACGGCCACGGAACGCACGTCGCGTCCACCATCGCCGGCACGGGCGCCGCGAGCGGCGGCACCCACCGCGGCGTCGCCGACGGCGCGCAGCTGCTCGTCGGCAAGGTGCTCGGCGCCGACGGCTCCGGCCAGGACTCGTGGATCATCGAGGCGATGGAGTGGGCGGGCCAGAACGCCCCGATCGTGTCCATGAGCCTCGGCTCCATGGAAGCCTCCGACGGCAAGGACCTGATGGCGGAGTCGCTCAACGCGATCGCCGAGGAGACCGGCGCGCTCTTCGTCGTCGCCGCCGGCAACAACGGCGCCCCCGAGACGATCGGAGCTCCCGGCTCGGCCGTCGAGGCGTTCACCGTCGGCTCTGTCGACGACCCGTCCGGCGAGCTGTCGTACTTCACCAGCCAGGGACCGCTGTCGCGTTCGGGCGCGCTCAAGCCCGACGTCACCGGACCCGGCATGGACGTCACCGCCGCACGCTCGTCCGACAGCGGCGGCGAAGGCGCCTACGTCTCGATGAGCGGCACGTCGATGGCGACGCCGCACGTCGCCGGAGCCGCCGCGATCCTCCTCGGGGCGAACCCCGACTACACGACCGACCAGCTGAAGGCCGCCCTCGCCAGCACGGCGACCGACGTGGGCTACACCGCTTATCAGGGCGGCACCGGCGTCATCGACGTCGACGCGGCCCTCGAGGCACCCGTCGTGGCCGACGGCTCCGGTGATTTCGGCATGCTGACGTGGGGCGAGGAGCCGACCCCGGTCGAGCGCGCGGTCGCGTTCACCAACCGGACGGATGCCGAGATCACCGTGGCACTGGAGGCAACCCTCCTTGACACCACGCCGGGCGCGGGCGGCGCGGGACCGATGTCGGCCGGCATCGCGTTCGATGCGCTCACCCTCGACGCGGACTCGCTGACGATCGCCGCCGGAGCCACGGCGTCGGTCACGATGACGGTCGACCCCTCGAAGGTCCCCGCCGGCACGCAGCTGTCGGGCATGCTGGTCGGCTCGGTCGACGGCACGGCGGTCACGCGCACGGCCCTCGGCACGATCGCCGAGGCCGAGCGCTACGACCTCACGATCGCAGCGAAGGACTTCACGGGCAGCCCCACCTCCACCTACGCGGTGCTGTGGAACCCTGCCGCCCAGTTCGCCGAGCCCGTCTACGTCGACGGCGAGACGACGCTGCGCCTCATGAAGGGCGACTACACAGTCATGTCCTACATGGAGCTCAACCGCACCCCCGACACGATCGCCACCGTGCTCACCGGTGAGCCGACGATCACCCTCGACCAGAACCGCACCGTCACGCTCGACGCGAGCAAGGCGAAGCAGGTCACGGTCGACGTGAAGCGCAGGGGACTCACGTCGGCGTTCACCCGCATGGACGTGAAGGTGGACGACTTCTTCTCGAGCGTCATCGCCCCGGTGTGGAACGACGAGATGTGGGCCGTGCCGATGGTCGTCGACGACGCCGACTTCGGCTTCACCGCGCGCTGGCGCCTGCAGAAGCCGCTCCTCGCGGTGACCGCCGGCAAGAACCCGCTCGACCTCATCGAGCAGATCGGCGGCACGTTCACGGACCTGAAGCTGAATTCTGCGGCAGTCGTCGCCGGGCTCGGCAGCGCGGCCGACTTCGCGAAGGTGAACGTCAAGGGCAAGGTCGCCGTGGTGACCCGATCCGCCGAGGTGCCGGCATCCGAGCGCACGGCCAACGCGGTCGCCGCCGGTGCGAAGCTCCTCATCGTGGTGAACGACGCCGACGGCGAGTTCAACGAGTGGGTCGGCTCCGCGGACTACGAGAAGCCTGCGCCGATCCCGGTCGCCGGCATCAGCGGGGTGCAGGGCAAGAAGCTCCTCGCCGACCTCGCACGCACGAAGGTGACGATCACGGCGGTGGGCACGGCCAACAGCGACGTGCTGTACGACATCGCCGAGTACGCGGACGGGAAGATCCCGGCCGTCCTCGCTTTCAAGCCGAAGGACCTCGCGCGCATCGACACGCGGTTCCACGGTCAGAAGGAGGAGCTCGGCGAGTTCCGGTATGACTTCGTCCCGGGCGCGACCTATGGCAACGGCATCCCGTTCCGCACCCAGCGCGGCATGGACCGCGAGGAGTGGATCAACACCGACGGCATCCGCTGGAACCAGTGGGTGGGCGTGAGCTCGGTGATGTGGGAGATGCGCGACAAGCTGCGCACCTACAAGGCGGGCAAGCGCACGAGCGCGGAGTACTTCGGCGGCATCGTGCGCCCGAACCTCGGCGTCGGCTTCTGGGTGCCCTACCGCCAGTCGGACTACGCGCAGATCAACGTGCCGAGCTGGGCGGACGGCGGCAACGGCGACCGCACCGGCACGTTCGAGACGTGGGGCGAGCCGTCGACTGTGAAGCAGCTGACCGACATCTACATCGACGGAAAGCTGATCGCGCAGCGTGAGCACCAGGGCGCGAACGTGTACGAGCTGCCCGACGGCGAGAACCAGCTGTGGCGCGTGGTGAGCACCGCGACCCACGACGGCTCGCACCTCGCGGGGTCGACGAAGACCGTCACCGACTGGACGTTCCGCTCGTCCGGAAAGCTCGGAGACTGGTCCCCCCGGCTGCTGCCGATGATGACCGCGTACTACGACGTCGACGTCAACGCGCAGAACAAGGTGGGCGAGGGCCGAAAGAAGGGCTCCGGCATCACGCTGGGTCTGGAAGTGGGTCACGTCGCCGGTACGGTACCGGCCGGCGCGATCACGACGGCGACGCTCGAAGCGCGCACCGCCGGCGGTCACTGGAAGAAGATCAGCCTGAAGAACGCGAAGACGGATGCCCCCACCGGCGCCGTCGATGGCTCCGGCGACATCTTCGTCCCGTCCCGTGCGTGGGTCCGCGGCTTCTCGGCGCAGATCCCGGTGTCGGACAAGGGCGGCTGGGTCGACCTGCGCGTGACCGCGAAGGATGCCGCGGGCAACACGTTCTCGCAGACGATCGAGAAGGCGTTCCAGGCGACCCCCGCGAAGGGCGTCCGACGCTGA
- a CDS encoding type II secretion system F family protein: MVRVIPVRLDDVASAVVLGCALGGGVCLALSTAPRWGAPSLARRIAPYIRDVTDPRGTGLMPTVAPHDVSLVWHAAQRRFAGLLGGDESLRRRLRQAGSRRDAAAFRGRQLAGGIAGLAVGGLVVVAAVLLGRGSTALALLPPLFAVVATLMQDAWLTHRARARVARIQDELPTVLEFLALCLSAGEGILDSLRRVSDIGAGELTAELGEVVVAVGTGSPLPEALAKLSDRLHIPALSRTVDQLVAAIDRGAPLAHVLHAQALDAREEAKRTLIERAGRKEIYMLVPLVFLILPLSVLFAVFPGIFMLRLGLG, translated from the coding sequence GTGGTTCGGGTGATCCCGGTCCGTCTCGACGACGTCGCGTCCGCGGTCGTGCTCGGCTGCGCCCTCGGCGGCGGTGTGTGCCTCGCGTTGTCGACGGCGCCGCGCTGGGGTGCGCCGTCGCTCGCTCGGCGCATCGCGCCGTACATCCGTGACGTCACCGATCCGCGGGGGACCGGCCTCATGCCGACGGTCGCGCCGCACGACGTCTCGCTGGTGTGGCACGCCGCGCAGCGCCGCTTCGCCGGCCTGCTGGGCGGCGACGAATCCCTCCGGCGGCGATTGCGTCAAGCGGGGTCGCGGAGGGACGCGGCGGCCTTCCGAGGGCGCCAGCTCGCGGGAGGAATCGCCGGTCTCGCCGTCGGCGGGCTCGTCGTCGTCGCCGCCGTGCTGCTCGGCCGCGGCTCGACCGCCCTCGCGCTTCTTCCGCCGCTGTTCGCGGTGGTCGCCACGCTGATGCAGGACGCCTGGCTGACGCACCGGGCGCGGGCGCGGGTCGCGCGCATCCAGGACGAGCTGCCCACGGTGCTCGAATTCCTCGCACTGTGCCTTTCGGCGGGTGAGGGCATCCTCGATTCCCTGCGGCGGGTGAGCGATATCGGGGCGGGCGAGCTCACGGCCGAGCTGGGTGAAGTGGTCGTCGCCGTCGGCACCGGGTCCCCGTTGCCCGAGGCGCTGGCGAAGCTCTCCGACCGGCTGCACATCCCCGCGCTCTCCCGTACCGTCGACCAGCTCGTGGCTGCGATCGATCGGGGGGCTCCACTCGCCCATGTGCTGCACGCGCAGGCGCTGGACGCGCGGGAGGAAGCCAAGCGCACGCTCATCGAGCGCGCCGGCCGCAAGGAGATCTACATGCTCGTGCCGCTCGTGTTCCTCATCCTCCCGCTGAGCGTGCTCTTCGCCGTGTTCCCGGGAATCTTCATGCTCAGACTCGGCCTCGGCTGA
- a CDS encoding type II secretion system F family protein, giving the protein MTFVWGAVLAAGILLAISPWVWPPRPSARRAEEPGRLARLLEAAGLARLSPGSVVIVALCCALVAAATAWLVAQVAALSLVAAVAGASVPFVWLRARRSRLLRTRRALWPDVCDLLIASVRAGMSLPDAVASLSESAPADLRPAFSAFARDFAASGHFDSSSKRLKIALSDPVADRIVETLRMARQVGGTELTPVLRALAASVRADAALRAEVESRQSWIRGAAVLGVAAPWVILALLAMRPEGASAYGSPEGIVLILAGAIVSFVAFRIMLRLGRLPEPRRWFG; this is encoded by the coding sequence GTGACGTTCGTGTGGGGAGCGGTGCTCGCCGCGGGGATCCTGCTCGCCATCTCGCCGTGGGTGTGGCCGCCGCGACCGTCCGCACGCCGCGCGGAGGAGCCCGGCCGCCTCGCACGCCTCCTCGAGGCTGCCGGGCTGGCCAGGCTCTCACCGGGCTCCGTCGTGATCGTCGCCCTCTGCTGCGCGCTGGTCGCCGCCGCGACTGCGTGGCTCGTGGCGCAGGTCGCCGCGCTGAGCCTCGTTGCGGCGGTAGCGGGCGCGTCGGTGCCGTTCGTGTGGCTGCGCGCGCGGCGCTCACGCCTCCTCCGTACGCGTCGCGCACTGTGGCCCGACGTGTGCGACCTGTTGATCGCTTCGGTGCGGGCGGGGATGTCGCTCCCCGACGCCGTGGCGAGTCTCTCCGAGTCCGCGCCCGCCGATCTGCGCCCGGCCTTCTCCGCGTTCGCACGCGACTTCGCGGCATCCGGTCACTTCGATTCGAGCTCGAAGCGGTTGAAGATCGCTCTCTCCGATCCGGTGGCGGATCGGATCGTCGAGACACTGCGCATGGCGCGGCAGGTCGGGGGCACAGAGCTCACGCCGGTGCTGCGGGCGCTCGCGGCGTCGGTGCGGGCGGATGCCGCGCTGCGCGCCGAAGTGGAGTCCCGGCAGTCGTGGATCCGCGGTGCCGCTGTGCTGGGGGTCGCGGCACCGTGGGTGATCCTCGCTCTGCTCGCCATGCGGCCCGAAGGCGCCAGCGCGTACGGCAGCCCGGAGGGCATCGTGCTGATCCTCGCGGGCGCGATCGTCTCGTTCGTCGCCTTCCGCATCATGCTGCGACTGGGTCGGCTGCCGGAGCCTCGGCGGTGGTTCGGGTGA
- a CDS encoding TadE/TadG family type IV pilus assembly protein, translating into MRSFLRQALADDEGSSPVEFVLVGALLTVLTLGVLQLGLAVYVRNVVHDAAVEGAYHAALADTSLADGAERTKEIVARTVGAGYAVEVEVRESDRLGHPVVEVSVQTVLPLVGLLGAPRTLEVTAHAPVESFD; encoded by the coding sequence ATGCGGTCGTTCCTGAGGCAGGCCCTCGCTGACGACGAAGGCTCGAGTCCGGTCGAGTTCGTTCTCGTCGGAGCCCTCCTCACCGTCCTCACTCTGGGCGTACTGCAACTCGGCCTCGCGGTCTATGTCAGAAACGTGGTCCACGATGCGGCGGTCGAGGGCGCGTACCACGCGGCTCTCGCCGACACGTCGCTCGCGGACGGCGCCGAACGCACGAAGGAGATCGTGGCGCGAACCGTCGGCGCCGGCTATGCCGTGGAGGTCGAGGTGCGCGAGTCCGACCGCCTGGGGCATCCGGTCGTCGAGGTCAGCGTGCAGACCGTGCTTCCGCTCGTCGGGCTCCTGGGCGCGCCCCGGACGCTGGAGGTGACGGCCCATGCACCCGTGGAATCGTTCGACTGA
- a CDS encoding DedA family protein yields the protein MHSIALIPWLDPAAIIEWAGPWALLVVCFIVFAETGLLVGFLLPGDTLLVISGLLTHTSNIFGVNIWLVSLLIGLSAFIGGEVGYYIGHKGGPSVFEKKESGVFSVKNVERTNAFFERFGGLTIILARFVPIVRTFAPVAAGVGHMNKWKYTLYNFIGAVLWGFGLTMFGYLLGFIPPVAHFVENYIDLILLVAVGGTALVTLWHYLRERSKAKKAAAAGKDVVTDHQEAEALVLDADVFDRGPEHGHHEGDAPRV from the coding sequence TTGCACTCCATCGCCCTCATCCCCTGGCTCGACCCTGCCGCGATCATCGAATGGGCCGGTCCCTGGGCACTCCTGGTGGTGTGCTTCATCGTGTTCGCCGAGACCGGGCTGCTGGTCGGCTTCCTGCTCCCCGGCGACACCCTGCTCGTCATCTCTGGGCTGCTGACGCACACCAGCAACATCTTCGGCGTCAACATCTGGCTGGTCTCGCTGCTGATCGGGCTCTCGGCCTTCATCGGCGGCGAGGTCGGGTACTACATCGGCCACAAGGGCGGCCCGTCCGTCTTCGAGAAGAAGGAATCCGGCGTCTTCAGCGTCAAGAACGTCGAGCGCACGAACGCGTTCTTCGAGCGCTTCGGCGGCCTGACGATCATCCTCGCCCGCTTCGTCCCGATCGTGCGCACGTTCGCCCCCGTCGCCGCCGGGGTCGGTCACATGAACAAGTGGAAGTACACGCTCTACAACTTCATCGGCGCCGTGCTGTGGGGCTTCGGACTCACGATGTTCGGCTACCTGCTCGGATTCATCCCGCCGGTCGCCCACTTCGTCGAGAACTATATCGACCTGATCCTGCTGGTCGCCGTCGGCGGCACCGCCCTCGTCACGCTGTGGCACTACCTCCGCGAGCGCAGCAAGGCCAAGAAGGCCGCCGCAGCGGGCAAGGACGTCGTCACCGACCACCAGGAGGCCGAAGCCCTCGTGCTCGATGCCGACGTGTTCGACCGCGGCCCGGAGCACGGTCACCACGAGGGCGACGCGCCCCGCGTCTGA